One window of the Flavobacteriaceae bacterium YJPT1-3 genome contains the following:
- a CDS encoding efflux RND transporter permease subunit, translating into MLNKSIKFLIENKLVAFIFLAACIGFGLVYAPFNYNLEVLPNDPVAVDAIPDIGENQQIVFTAWPGRSPQDIEDQITYPLTTSLLGIPGVKTIRSSSMFGFSSIYIIFEEDIEFYWSRSRILEKLNSLPAGLLPAGVNPSLGPDATALGQIFWYTLEGRDKQGKVTGGWDLQELRSIQDYYVKYGLAAAGGVSEVASIGGYVQEYQVDVDPEKMRQYDIGLKEVVSAVKNSNQDIGAQTLEINQAEYLVRGLGYVKSIEDIKNAVVISKNFTAIKIKDIARVHLGPAARRGILDKEGAEVVGGVVVARYGANPMEVINNVKDKIAEISAGLPSKTLDDGRVSQVTIVPFYDRTQLIQETLHTLNEALTLEILITILVIIVMVFNLRASVLISGLLPVAVLMVFISMKLFQVDANIVALSGIAIAIGTMVDVGVILAENIIRHQEDDQLRLDEKGTLLNANELIYNATAEVSGAILTAVLTTVVSFLPVFTLIGAEGKLFSPLAFTKTMALVAALLIALFIIPPLAALWFKKTQPRKRLILIVNGLLILSGIVTLFFGYWMGLALIAFGANQGYSSWSTRKNYSISVSGSDKTLTVTAVNLIIAATTIVLLLAAYWRPLGFDRSWGINLLFVFLCCFGILGVFTLLRNYYDRILHWALEHRGLFLIIPTTLFILGVLIMQRTGKEFMPALNEGSFLLMPTSLPHAGVEENKRVLQQLDMAVASLPEIETVVGKAGRTESALDPAPLSMYENVIQYKAEFMHNEDGKPQRYRVNEDGLFVLNNERYVLNPNNPVTNEANYSPSQLQGSATRAELIPDEDGLYYRNWRPEIQSPDDIWNEIVKVTKLPGVTSAPKLQPIETRLVMLQTGMRAPMGIKVQGQNLEDIEAFGLQLEDLLKQVEGVKEQAVFADRIVGKPYLLIDIKRDQLARYGISIMDVQEILQIAVGGMPLTQTVEGRERYTIRVRYPRELRDNPADLRDIYVPVAQGSPVPLGDLVDIRYEKGPQVIKSENTFLVGYVLFDKQDGFAEVDVVENAQTYIQNQINKGDLVVPAGVSYEFTGTYKNQVRAEKTLAVVVPLCLIIIFLILYFQFKSVTTSLMVFTGISIAFAGGFVMIWLYGQDWFLNFSLFGENLRELFNINTVNLSVAVWVGFIALFGIATDDGVVMATYLTQTFDKEKPTSQTTIRQATREAAAKRIRPCLMTTVTTVIALLPVLTSTGKGSDIMIPMAIPIVGGMLIDVTSYFLLPVLYSWREELKVKRGK; encoded by the coding sequence ATGCTGAACAAAAGCATAAAATTCCTCATCGAAAATAAACTGGTCGCCTTTATCTTTCTGGCTGCCTGTATTGGCTTTGGCCTGGTTTACGCCCCGTTCAATTACAACCTGGAGGTGCTGCCCAATGATCCGGTAGCAGTTGATGCCATACCGGATATTGGAGAAAATCAACAAATTGTCTTTACCGCCTGGCCGGGGCGCTCTCCACAGGACATTGAAGATCAGATCACCTATCCGCTTACCACTTCGTTGCTGGGTATTCCGGGGGTCAAGACCATTCGAAGCTCCTCCATGTTTGGCTTTTCCAGTATCTACATCATTTTTGAAGAAGATATTGAGTTCTATTGGTCCCGCAGCCGTATTCTGGAAAAATTAAACTCCCTTCCTGCCGGCTTACTTCCCGCCGGAGTGAATCCTTCCTTGGGCCCGGATGCCACAGCTTTGGGGCAAATCTTTTGGTACACTTTAGAGGGCCGCGATAAGCAAGGAAAGGTTACCGGAGGCTGGGACCTGCAAGAGCTACGCAGCATACAGGATTACTACGTGAAATATGGTTTAGCCGCTGCCGGCGGGGTGAGTGAGGTGGCTTCCATTGGGGGCTACGTCCAGGAATATCAGGTAGATGTGGATCCCGAGAAAATGCGGCAGTACGACATTGGATTGAAGGAGGTGGTAAGCGCGGTCAAAAACAGCAATCAGGACATCGGTGCACAAACCCTGGAAATCAACCAGGCGGAATACCTGGTACGCGGTTTAGGCTACGTCAAGTCCATCGAAGACATTAAAAATGCCGTAGTCATTTCTAAAAATTTCACCGCCATAAAGATTAAAGACATCGCCCGGGTACATTTGGGCCCTGCCGCCCGACGTGGGATTTTAGATAAGGAAGGTGCTGAAGTCGTTGGTGGCGTTGTAGTCGCCCGCTATGGAGCCAATCCCATGGAAGTGATCAATAACGTCAAGGATAAAATCGCCGAGATCAGCGCCGGTCTACCTTCAAAAACTTTAGACGATGGACGGGTCTCTCAGGTGACTATCGTTCCTTTTTACGACCGGACCCAACTCATACAGGAAACCCTACACACGCTAAACGAAGCCCTCACTCTGGAAATTTTGATCACCATCCTGGTCATCATCGTCATGGTGTTTAACCTTCGCGCTTCTGTATTGATCTCGGGCCTATTGCCGGTAGCCGTACTGATGGTGTTCATCAGCATGAAACTCTTTCAGGTGGATGCCAATATCGTCGCCCTTTCGGGGATAGCGATTGCCATAGGGACCATGGTGGATGTGGGGGTCATCCTGGCAGAAAACATCATTAGGCATCAGGAGGATGACCAGCTTCGCTTAGACGAAAAAGGTACGCTCCTGAATGCCAACGAGCTCATCTATAATGCGACAGCAGAAGTTTCCGGAGCCATTCTTACGGCCGTCCTGACCACCGTCGTTAGTTTTCTACCGGTGTTTACGTTGATTGGTGCAGAAGGAAAACTATTCAGTCCCCTGGCGTTCACCAAAACCATGGCCCTGGTGGCTGCCCTGCTTATTGCCTTGTTCATCATTCCACCCCTAGCTGCGCTCTGGTTTAAAAAGACTCAGCCACGGAAAAGACTGATTTTGATTGTTAACGGACTGCTCATCTTGAGTGGTATTGTGACCTTGTTTTTTGGGTATTGGATGGGCTTAGCGCTGATCGCTTTCGGGGCCAACCAAGGGTATAGCAGCTGGAGTACTCGCAAAAACTATAGCATCTCTGTTTCCGGATCTGATAAAACGCTAACGGTCACGGCGGTCAATCTGATCATCGCAGCCACCACCATCGTCCTGTTACTAGCAGCCTATTGGAGACCCTTAGGTTTTGACCGCAGTTGGGGAATCAATCTGCTCTTTGTGTTTTTGTGCTGCTTTGGAATTTTGGGAGTCTTTACCCTCTTGAGAAATTACTATGATCGTATACTCCACTGGGCGCTGGAACATCGCGGACTGTTTCTGATCATCCCTACCACCTTATTTATTTTAGGAGTGCTCATAATGCAGCGTACCGGCAAAGAATTTATGCCGGCGCTTAATGAAGGTTCCTTTTTATTAATGCCTACCTCCTTACCTCATGCCGGTGTGGAGGAGAATAAGCGAGTCCTCCAACAACTGGATATGGCCGTGGCTTCCTTACCCGAGATCGAAACGGTGGTCGGTAAGGCCGGTCGAACCGAATCTGCCTTAGATCCGGCTCCCCTCTCCATGTATGAGAATGTGATCCAGTACAAAGCAGAGTTCATGCACAATGAAGACGGGAAACCGCAGCGCTATCGAGTGAATGAAGACGGACTCTTTGTGCTCAACAATGAACGATACGTCCTCAATCCCAATAATCCGGTGACCAATGAAGCCAACTATTCCCCCAGCCAACTGCAAGGCTCTGCTACCCGAGCGGAATTGATCCCGGATGAAGACGGACTCTACTATCGAAATTGGCGACCGGAGATTCAAAGTCCGGATGACATCTGGAATGAAATTGTGAAAGTGACCAAGCTACCCGGAGTGACCTCAGCGCCCAAACTTCAGCCCATTGAAACCCGACTGGTCATGCTACAAACCGGAATGCGAGCGCCTATGGGCATTAAAGTGCAAGGGCAGAATCTCGAAGACATTGAAGCCTTTGGACTTCAATTGGAAGACTTACTGAAACAGGTGGAAGGGGTGAAAGAACAAGCAGTTTTCGCTGATCGCATTGTGGGGAAGCCCTATTTGTTGATCGATATTAAAAGAGATCAATTGGCGCGCTACGGAATCTCCATCATGGACGTGCAGGAAATCCTCCAGATAGCGGTAGGTGGCATGCCGTTAACCCAAACGGTAGAAGGTCGAGAACGCTATACGATTCGGGTGCGCTATCCACGAGAATTAAGAGACAATCCGGCCGATCTGAGGGATATTTATGTTCCTGTAGCCCAAGGCAGTCCGGTACCATTAGGCGATCTGGTAGACATTCGTTACGAAAAAGGACCCCAGGTCATTAAAAGTGAGAATACTTTTTTAGTAGGCTACGTGCTCTTTGACAAGCAGGATGGGTTTGCAGAGGTGGATGTGGTCGAGAATGCCCAGACTTATATTCAGAATCAGATCAATAAAGGAGACCTAGTCGTTCCTGCGGGAGTTAGTTACGAATTTACAGGAACCTATAAGAATCAGGTACGCGCGGAAAAAACCCTTGCCGTAGTGGTACCGCTCTGCTTGATCATCATCTTTCTTATTTTGTATTTTCAATTCAAATCGGTCACTACCTCGCTCATGGTTTTTACCGGAATCTCCATCGCCTTTGCTGGTGGTTTTGTGATGATCTGGCTTTACGGACAGGACTGGTTCTTGAATTTTAGCCTTTTTGGTGAAAATCTGAGGGAGCTGTTCAATATCAACACGGTCAATCTAAGTGTGGCCGTCTGGGTAGGTTTTATTGCCTTATTTGGAATTGCAACCGATGATGGAGTGGTGATGGCCACCTACCTGACCCAAACCTTTGATAAAGAAAAACCAACTTCTCAAACCACTATACGCCAGGCTACCCGGGAGGCTGCAGCTAAACGGATTCGACCTTGTTTGATGACTACGGTGACCACAGTGATCGCCTTATTGCCGGTACTCACTTCTACCGGAAAAGGTAGTGATATCATGATTCCCATGGCCATTCCCATAGTGGGTGGGATGCTGATCGATGTGACCTCCTACTTTTTGTTGCCCGTGCTGTATAGCTGGCGAGAGGAGTTGAAAGTAAAACGAGGAAAGTGA
- a CDS encoding four helix bundle protein, whose amino-acid sequence MKRSVLKEKSFDFAVKMVQLSKQLNLQKEFVLSRQLLRSGTAVGALIREAEFGESRADFAHKMNVALKEANETLYWIDLLIASEKLSSDLVKAENALAKEIIAMLVSTLKTVRK is encoded by the coding sequence ATTAAAAGAAGTGTATTGAAGGAGAAAAGCTTTGATTTCGCAGTGAAAATGGTGCAGTTGTCCAAACAATTGAATCTGCAAAAAGAATTTGTTTTATCACGTCAGCTATTAAGAAGCGGCACTGCCGTGGGAGCTTTGATTCGAGAGGCTGAATTTGGTGAAAGTAGGGCAGATTTTGCTCATAAAATGAATGTTGCACTAAAAGAAGCTAACGAAACTCTATACTGGATTGATTTACTCATAGCATCGGAAAAACTAAGCAGCGACCTGGTTAAAGCCGAGAACGCTCTTGCTAAAGAGATCATCGCCATGCTGGTTTCTACGCTAAAAACCGTTAGAAAATGA
- a CDS encoding TolC family protein produces MFSFSLLACHSLAAQELQSYIQEAELNNPEIQALEWKYQGTREKVNEAQALPNTSVSVGYFVSEPETRTGAQVARFSVSQMLPWFGTITAREQYANAMAETEFVALSIAKRKLALTVAQSYYELYALQAQEKVLQENIELLETYERLALTAVEVNKASVVDVLRLQIRQNELEQQRQVLLEDYKAEQIQFTNYLNRQEDQPINVVSELILPETDPLEGNDQLALHPELLQYDRLYESVEQSELVNQKEAAPSLGLGLDYVPVAERPNQSFSDNGKDIVMPMVSLSIPIFNSKYSAVTRQNELKLQEIQSQKTARLNVLESAFAKAKSQQNQARITYETQVKNSEKARDAEAILLKKYETASIDFNDLLDIQQILLSFQKQQIEALKKYYQQTAIINYLVR; encoded by the coding sequence ATTTTTAGTTTTTCACTTTTAGCTTGTCACTCTTTAGCGGCACAAGAACTCCAATCCTATATTCAAGAAGCCGAATTGAACAATCCGGAGATTCAGGCGCTGGAATGGAAATACCAGGGTACCCGGGAAAAGGTCAATGAGGCTCAGGCGCTACCCAACACTTCCGTAAGCGTAGGCTACTTTGTGAGCGAACCCGAAACCCGTACAGGCGCGCAGGTAGCCCGTTTTTCCGTATCCCAAATGCTGCCCTGGTTTGGTACCATCACTGCCCGGGAACAATACGCCAATGCCATGGCGGAAACCGAATTCGTCGCTCTAAGCATCGCCAAGCGAAAACTGGCATTGACCGTAGCTCAATCGTATTATGAGTTGTATGCCTTACAGGCACAGGAAAAGGTGCTCCAAGAGAATATCGAGCTACTGGAAACCTACGAACGTCTGGCGTTGACTGCGGTTGAAGTCAACAAGGCCTCAGTGGTTGATGTATTGCGCCTACAGATCCGTCAGAATGAATTAGAGCAGCAGCGTCAAGTCTTGCTGGAGGACTATAAGGCCGAACAAATCCAATTCACTAATTATTTAAATCGGCAGGAGGATCAACCGATCAACGTGGTGTCTGAACTCATCCTCCCGGAAACAGATCCTCTGGAAGGGAATGACCAGCTTGCTCTGCATCCCGAATTGCTTCAATACGACCGTCTCTACGAATCGGTAGAGCAGTCGGAACTCGTCAATCAAAAAGAAGCAGCTCCCAGCCTGGGCTTGGGTCTGGACTATGTGCCCGTGGCTGAGCGACCTAATCAGTCGTTTAGCGATAATGGAAAAGACATCGTGATGCCCATGGTATCCTTGTCCATCCCGATTTTTAACTCCAAATACAGCGCGGTGACCCGTCAGAATGAATTGAAGCTGCAGGAAATCCAATCCCAAAAAACAGCGCGCTTGAATGTGCTGGAGTCTGCTTTCGCGAAAGCAAAATCGCAACAAAATCAGGCGCGAATTACTTACGAAACCCAAGTGAAGAATAGCGAAAAAGCCCGCGATGCCGAAGCCATTCTCCTAAAAAAATACGAGACCGCAAGTATTGATTTCAATGACTTGCTCGACATACAGCAAATACTTCTCAGCTTTCAAAAACAGCAAATTGAAGCCCTTAAAAAGTACTATCAACAGACCGCTATTATCAACTATTTGGTGCGTTGA
- a CDS encoding DUF3347 domain-containing protein, with product MKTPNHYVTLFVLALLLVSSNSCRQAAKERPQEETMMHEDGTMHDNETMHDGEHMDDDVHADDQHMDSMGDGMTRSSLKFKDAQVTAQFQHYLHLKTALVNTDVAEAQSGARMLAEQSADSEMKSWLSSIASTTDIEQQRSLFSEVSKKMTKMVEGSLSEGEVYQQYCPMAFNNEGAYWLSTEREIRNPYFGDKMMSCGKVTATIE from the coding sequence ATGAAAACACCGAATCACTATGTAACGCTTTTTGTACTTGCCCTGCTCCTGGTAAGTTCGAACTCCTGTCGCCAGGCCGCTAAAGAGAGGCCGCAGGAAGAAACCATGATGCATGAAGACGGAACCATGCATGATAACGAAACCATGCACGATGGAGAGCACATGGATGACGACGTGCATGCTGATGATCAGCATATGGACAGCATGGGTGACGGAATGACCAGGAGCTCGCTTAAATTCAAGGATGCTCAGGTAACTGCCCAATTTCAGCACTACTTGCATCTGAAGACCGCTTTGGTCAATACGGACGTAGCGGAAGCTCAATCTGGAGCGCGTATGCTGGCCGAACAATCAGCAGACAGCGAAATGAAATCCTGGCTTTCAAGCATCGCCTCGACTACCGACATTGAGCAACAACGCTCCCTCTTTTCTGAAGTATCTAAAAAAATGACCAAAATGGTAGAAGGATCCCTCTCCGAAGGCGAGGTATATCAACAGTACTGCCCCATGGCGTTCAATAACGAGGGAGCCTATTGGTTATCCACAGAACGGGAGATTCGCAATCCCTACTTTGGCGATAAAATGATGAGCTGCGGTAAAGTGACGGCAACTATAGAGTAA
- a CDS encoding permease: MSDFLNQWGEAAYTTVGFFWMALWAFILGYIISSMIQIFVTEKRMQQTMGGSEGRGVLLGTFFGFISSSCSFAALASAKSIFKKGASFVSSIAFLLASTNLVIELGIIISIFLGWQFVVGEYVGGVLLILICWLLIRIINPKKLIEQARENLKSEEESDSSKPAKDWKQRIQQEENWARVAKKYKMEWQMVWKDVTVGFTIAGIVAAFVPDAFFETLFINSGQGNTDFTFLEILEHIIVGPVAAFLTFIGSMGNIPLAALLFGKGVSFAGVMAFIFSDLVVFPVLRINAKYYGWNMSLFILFLLFSALIGTSLALHYGFDLLGMLPSPDQVTIQEAEHFKIDYTFFLNLIFLALSGYLIYLGFYKKKDVAHSMSEMAPKSQLLETLLKYSAFICYAWLVGGLIIKFFIP; this comes from the coding sequence ATGAGTGACTTTTTAAACCAATGGGGAGAAGCAGCCTACACTACCGTCGGATTTTTCTGGATGGCGCTCTGGGCATTTATCCTGGGCTACATCATCAGTAGTATGATCCAGATTTTCGTGACCGAAAAACGGATGCAGCAAACCATGGGCGGAAGTGAAGGCCGTGGCGTGTTGCTGGGTACCTTTTTTGGATTCATCAGCAGCTCTTGCAGCTTTGCCGCACTGGCATCTGCCAAATCCATCTTTAAAAAAGGAGCCAGCTTTGTCTCCTCCATCGCTTTTTTGCTGGCTTCCACTAACCTGGTCATCGAACTCGGGATCATCATCTCCATCTTTTTGGGTTGGCAATTCGTAGTGGGCGAGTATGTGGGCGGAGTATTGCTCATTCTTATTTGCTGGCTGTTGATCCGCATCATCAATCCTAAAAAATTGATTGAGCAGGCCCGTGAAAATCTAAAAAGTGAAGAAGAGTCTGATAGCAGTAAACCCGCTAAAGACTGGAAGCAACGGATACAGCAAGAAGAGAACTGGGCGCGGGTCGCAAAAAAATACAAAATGGAATGGCAAATGGTCTGGAAGGATGTAACCGTCGGCTTTACCATCGCCGGAATCGTGGCTGCATTTGTCCCCGATGCTTTCTTTGAGACTTTATTTATCAATAGCGGACAAGGCAATACCGACTTTACCTTTCTGGAGATCCTGGAACACATCATTGTGGGACCGGTAGCCGCCTTTCTCACTTTTATCGGGTCTATGGGTAATATTCCCTTGGCCGCCTTGCTCTTTGGTAAAGGAGTCAGTTTTGCCGGGGTGATGGCCTTTATTTTTAGCGATCTGGTCGTTTTTCCCGTGCTTCGTATCAATGCCAAATACTACGGCTGGAACATGTCCCTGTTTATTCTGTTCTTACTTTTTTCAGCCTTGATCGGGACCTCGCTAGCCTTGCATTACGGCTTTGATCTCTTGGGGATGCTTCCCAGTCCGGATCAGGTCACCATACAGGAAGCAGAGCATTTTAAGATCGATTACACCTTCTTTCTAAACCTGATCTTTCTAGCCCTTTCGGGCTATTTGATCTATCTCGGTTTTTATAAAAAGAAAGACGTAGCGCACAGCATGAGCGAGATGGCCCCTAAAAGCCAACTGCTGGAAACCCTGTTGAAGTATTCAGCCTTTATATGCTACGCCTGGCTCGTTGGTGGATTAATCATTAAATTTTTCATTCCATAA
- a CDS encoding DUF2911 domain-containing protein, protein MKNISRVLFILLLTFIMDSCKNAEEPKREHDHQAVQEQNAPQKKSLSPHTVTMANVGDAHIHIDYSSPGVRNRIIFGGLLAFGEVWQAGAHRATWIETSEDLIVDGQTLPAGKYGLFTIPTQQAWTVIFNSRWNQHGKDEYDEREDVLRLQFEPVITESVTENLTYTINDLGENKGSLVLAWEKVKLEIPFKVE, encoded by the coding sequence ATGAAAAACATTTCACGCGTTCTATTCATCCTCCTTTTAACTTTTATAATGGATAGCTGTAAAAATGCAGAAGAGCCCAAACGGGAGCACGATCATCAAGCGGTTCAGGAGCAAAATGCTCCTCAAAAGAAATCCCTAAGTCCGCATACGGTAACCATGGCTAATGTGGGCGATGCTCACATTCATATTGATTACTCCTCTCCGGGAGTTCGCAATCGCATCATCTTTGGAGGACTATTGGCCTTTGGCGAAGTTTGGCAAGCGGGAGCTCACAGGGCTACCTGGATAGAAACTAGTGAAGACCTGATTGTTGACGGTCAAACGCTACCCGCCGGAAAATACGGCTTGTTTACGATTCCTACCCAACAAGCCTGGACGGTCATTTTTAATAGTCGTTGGAATCAGCACGGGAAGGATGAGTATGATGAACGTGAGGATGTCCTTAGGCTGCAGTTTGAACCTGTGATTACTGAGTCGGTGACCGAAAATCTGACCTACACCATCAACGATCTGGGAGAAAACAAAGGCAGTCTGGTATTGGCCTGGGAAAAGGTCAAACTTGAAATCCCTTTTAAAGTAGAATAG